A DNA window from Xanthocytophaga agilis contains the following coding sequences:
- a CDS encoding ArnT family glycosyltransferase: MGNQTSTPPLSADSISNQFIFIALCSLIGLLYVAGLPIYLMEPDAAVYAILSKKMVQSGNYWDLYLYDKDWLDKPHFPFWITAFSFLLFGINTIAYKLPALLFILLAAYYTYRFAKELYSTKVARLAVLILLTALHLIMSNSDVRAEPYLTGLVIASTYHFYRLQHKFTWKHLVAGAFYAACAIMTKGIFTIVPIGGAIFIELLTKRQWKDIFHWKWLLVGIITLLFTAPELYSLYHQFDMHPEKEIFGETHVSGIRFFFWDSQFGRFFNTGPIKGQGDKFFFLHTLLWAFLPWALLMYYALIKQIKESIQKAHQEFYTIGGATITILLFSLSQFQLPHYTNIIFPFLAIFTAKEIVVIGTSKKGELFYKSAQYFTIVVLLLAPIILHYFFRPETISLWFVLAALFLIGIFVYLIKSTIHYWLKVFYYTCLSCLFFTFYLNLIFYPDVLQYQASSEAAFYTNTHYPNTPTAVFGDLRTLSFDFYARQHVKWYFTLDEFKQIHYTRPMIVYTTVAKLQELKNANIPYRLIKEFKGVHVTTLTGEFINHETRLQSLETSVLVLISH; encoded by the coding sequence ATGGGTAACCAAACCTCTACTCCCCCACTTTCAGCCGATAGTATTTCCAACCAGTTTATATTTATTGCACTTTGTAGTCTTATAGGACTATTATATGTAGCAGGATTGCCTATATACTTGATGGAACCAGATGCAGCTGTGTATGCAATTTTGTCTAAAAAGATGGTGCAAAGTGGCAATTACTGGGACTTGTATCTATATGATAAAGACTGGCTTGATAAACCTCACTTTCCCTTCTGGATTACAGCATTTAGCTTCCTTCTTTTTGGTATCAATACGATAGCCTACAAACTACCTGCTTTACTATTTATCCTGTTAGCGGCTTACTATACCTATCGTTTTGCTAAAGAATTGTATTCAACAAAAGTGGCACGCCTAGCTGTACTGATTCTGCTTACTGCCCTTCATCTGATTATGTCCAATAGTGATGTACGGGCAGAACCCTATCTGACAGGCCTTGTCATTGCATCAACCTATCATTTCTACCGATTACAGCATAAATTTACATGGAAGCATTTGGTAGCAGGGGCATTTTACGCAGCTTGTGCCATTATGACCAAAGGCATATTTACGATTGTTCCTATTGGTGGAGCCATCTTTATCGAATTGCTGACCAAAAGACAATGGAAAGATATATTTCACTGGAAATGGCTACTTGTTGGTATAATTACGTTGTTATTTACAGCACCTGAGTTATATAGTTTGTACCATCAGTTTGATATGCATCCAGAGAAAGAAATTTTTGGTGAAACACATGTTTCAGGTATTCGTTTTTTCTTTTGGGATAGCCAGTTTGGTCGTTTCTTTAATACAGGTCCCATCAAAGGACAAGGAGATAAATTTTTCTTTCTTCATACACTTCTATGGGCCTTTTTGCCTTGGGCACTGCTTATGTACTATGCTTTAATCAAACAGATAAAGGAAAGTATACAAAAGGCTCATCAGGAGTTTTATACAATAGGCGGTGCTACAATTACTATCTTACTGTTTTCATTATCACAATTTCAGCTACCGCATTATACAAACATTATTTTTCCATTCCTAGCTATATTTACAGCTAAAGAAATAGTCGTTATTGGCACTAGCAAGAAAGGAGAGTTATTTTATAAATCTGCTCAATACTTCACCATAGTAGTTTTACTACTTGCTCCAATAATACTCCATTATTTTTTCAGGCCAGAAACGATATCTCTCTGGTTTGTTTTGGCTGCGCTATTTCTTATTGGCATTTTTGTATATTTGATTAAGTCCACAATCCATTACTGGTTAAAAGTATTTTATTATACGTGCTTATCCTGTCTGTTTTTTACCTTTTATCTAAATCTGATTTTCTACCCAGATGTTCTTCAATATCAGGCATCTAGTGAAGCTGCATTTTATACTAACACGCATTATCCCAATACCCCTACAGCTGTTTTTGGAGACTTGCGTACCCTTAGCTTTGACTTTTATGCTCGCCAACATGTAAAATGGTATTTCACTTTGGATGAATTCAAACAAATACATTATACCAGACCAATGATTGTTTATACAACGGTGGCAAAGCTACAGGAACTGAAAAATGCGAATATTCCTTATCGGTTAATAAAAGAGTTTAAAGGTGTGCATGTAACTACACTTACAGGTGAGTTTATCAATCATGAAACACGTTTACAATCACTTGAGACTTCTGTTTTAGTACTTATATCTCATTAA
- a CDS encoding beta-ketoacyl-ACP synthase III yields MPYSQIVGVGHYVPDNVVTNHDLEKLMDTSDAWIQERTGIKERRFFTPGKDTVTSMATQASLIALERAGMQPSDIDFIVFATITADYYFPGCGVLLQRELNIPGIGALDIRNQCSGFIYALSVADQFIKAGTYKNILVVGSEIQSSFLEMSTEGRGIAVIFGDGAGAVVLKATDNPDHKILSTHLHADGRFAEELIVKDPGGSRQGRWISHEMIDQGGTTVYMNGQNVFKHAVVRFPEVIKEALDTNGLQTSDIDVLIPHQANLRITKYVGEQLGLPEEKIVSNIEKYGNTTAASIPIALSEAWEAGRIQSGNLVCMAAFGSGFTWGSALIRW; encoded by the coding sequence ATGCCTTATTCTCAAATAGTTGGCGTGGGACATTATGTTCCGGACAATGTGGTTACCAACCATGATCTGGAAAAACTGATGGATACCAGCGATGCATGGATTCAGGAACGTACTGGCATTAAAGAACGTCGCTTTTTTACCCCTGGCAAGGATACAGTAACCAGTATGGCAACTCAAGCCTCACTGATAGCATTGGAACGAGCAGGCATGCAGCCTTCCGACATTGATTTTATCGTCTTTGCAACCATTACAGCCGATTATTACTTTCCAGGTTGCGGAGTATTATTACAAAGAGAGCTAAATATTCCTGGAATTGGCGCATTGGATATCCGAAATCAATGTTCGGGGTTTATTTATGCATTATCTGTAGCTGATCAGTTCATCAAAGCCGGTACCTATAAAAATATCCTTGTTGTAGGCTCTGAAATACAATCTTCTTTTCTGGAAATGAGCACAGAAGGACGAGGAATAGCTGTTATTTTTGGAGATGGAGCAGGTGCTGTAGTACTTAAAGCAACAGACAATCCTGATCATAAGATTTTATCCACCCACCTACACGCAGATGGTCGGTTCGCAGAGGAACTTATTGTAAAAGATCCCGGTGGTAGTCGCCAAGGACGCTGGATTTCACATGAGATGATAGATCAGGGCGGAACAACTGTTTATATGAATGGGCAAAATGTGTTCAAACACGCAGTAGTTCGCTTTCCGGAAGTCATTAAGGAAGCACTAGATACCAATGGATTACAGACCTCAGATATAGATGTATTAATTCCTCATCAGGCCAATTTGCGGATTACCAAATATGTAGGTGAACAACTGGGATTGCCTGAGGAAAAGATTGTCAGTAATATTGAGAAATATGGTAATACAACAGCCGCATCTATTCCAATTGCCTTAAGTGAAGCATGGGAAGCAGGTCGTATTCAATCTGGCAATCTGGTTTGTATGGCAGCATTTGGTAGTGGATTTACCTGGGGGTCTGCACTTATTCGCTGGTAG
- a CDS encoding HAMP domain-containing sensor histidine kinase, with product MKYLYPAFFRSSLLCAFAVAVSTEGMSYSKLSADQMQQRVETLQAENQIQRMYITLLIIISIILTILVVLVVWSRKNMQGNMHLEIEKKRQELFDIQNQVQQANEELRVINTNLEAIVEERTLKLSKVNRELDMFLYRASHDLRRPITTLMGLVEVSKLGFDEASGRMLFEKINDTAINMDSMLEKFSMINTINHDEYECGEIDFEDLVCQVQHSSIISAYASKIQFDIDIEKNIRLISEPRLITFILKNLIANSVIFHCRTNRQPVVRLTIKQIQDSIAIELYDNGIGISKSMLPEIFHLFYRGSEVSKGNGLGLYVVQKAIEKLNGQIQVESEENQWTCVHIVLPPMEAKTIVLSSTGTTTSSAIA from the coding sequence ATGAAATATTTATACCCAGCTTTTTTCAGGTCATCTTTGCTTTGTGCATTTGCAGTGGCTGTTAGTACAGAGGGGATGTCTTATTCAAAATTATCTGCAGATCAAATGCAGCAAAGAGTGGAAACACTCCAGGCAGAGAACCAGATTCAAAGAATGTATATTACATTGCTGATTATTATAAGCATCATATTGACTATCCTTGTTGTTCTTGTAGTGTGGAGCAGAAAAAATATGCAAGGCAATATGCATCTGGAAATAGAGAAAAAAAGGCAGGAGTTATTTGATATTCAGAATCAAGTTCAACAGGCAAATGAAGAGTTACGAGTTATCAATACTAATCTGGAAGCTATTGTAGAAGAAAGAACACTTAAACTAAGTAAGGTCAATCGGGAACTTGACATGTTCCTATACCGTGCCTCACATGATTTGCGCCGCCCAATCACAACCCTGATGGGATTGGTTGAAGTATCAAAGCTTGGTTTTGATGAAGCCTCGGGTAGAATGCTTTTTGAAAAAATCAACGATACAGCTATCAATATGGATAGTATGCTGGAGAAATTTTCAATGATCAATACTATCAATCATGACGAATACGAATGTGGAGAAATTGATTTTGAAGACTTGGTCTGCCAGGTACAGCATTCTTCTATCATCAGTGCTTATGCATCCAAAATCCAGTTTGACATAGATATAGAAAAAAATATCAGGCTCATCTCTGAACCTCGGCTTATCACATTCATCTTAAAAAATCTGATAGCAAATTCTGTTATTTTTCACTGTCGCACCAATCGTCAGCCAGTAGTTAGATTAACTATTAAACAAATACAGGATTCTATTGCTATCGAACTATATGATAATGGAATTGGGATTTCCAAAAGCATGCTTCCTGAAATCTTCCATTTGTTCTATCGTGGTTCTGAAGTCTCTAAAGGGAACGGTTTGGGATTATATGTAGTACAAAAGGCTATTGAAAAACTTAATGGCCAGATCCAAGTAGAAAGTGAAGAGAATCAGTGGACTTGTGTACACATTGTATTGCCACCAATGGAAGCAAAAACGATCGTTTTGTCCTCTACAGGTACTACTACTTCATCCGCTATTGCATGA
- a CDS encoding FKBP-type peptidyl-prolyl cis-trans isomerase — protein sequence MKVEPRTVVSLTYELHVTDTDGSEPELVERVEADQPLVFLYGIGNMLEKFEKNLEGLTQGDTFDFSLQPTEGYGEVDEEAVVRLPIHIFEVDGKVDTEMVKEGNTLPMMDQDGNQMQGRVLEVADDSVLMDFNHPLAGLNMHFTGKVINIREATLEELSHRHVHGPGGHHH from the coding sequence ATGAAAGTAGAACCTAGAACAGTAGTGTCATTGACATATGAACTGCATGTAACCGATACAGATGGTAGTGAGCCTGAATTAGTAGAAAGAGTAGAAGCAGATCAGCCACTAGTGTTTCTCTACGGTATTGGCAATATGCTGGAGAAGTTTGAGAAAAATCTGGAAGGCTTAACACAGGGAGATACGTTCGATTTTTCACTTCAGCCTACTGAAGGATATGGAGAAGTGGATGAAGAAGCCGTTGTGCGTCTGCCTATTCATATTTTCGAGGTAGATGGTAAAGTAGATACTGAAATGGTAAAAGAAGGAAATACACTTCCTATGATGGATCAGGATGGCAATCAGATGCAGGGACGTGTACTGGAAGTTGCTGATGACTCTGTACTTATGGACTTCAATCATCCATTAGCTGGTTTGAATATGCATTTTACTGGAAAAGTAATCAATATTCGTGAGGCTACTCTGGAAGAACTAAGCCACCGCCATGTGCATGGCCCAGGCGGACATCATCATTAA
- the ald gene encoding alanine dehydrogenase, whose amino-acid sequence MIIGVPKEIKTNENRVAVTPAGVAELKKHGHQVYVQAGAGEGSGFADKTYIQAGAEILPTIEATYGIAEMIIKVKEPIASEYGLIKENQLVFTYFHFASSEELTHAMIKSKAICLAYETVEKSDRSLPLLVPMSEVAGRMSIQAGAKYLEKTHKGRGILLGGVAGVKPANVLVLGGGIVGTQAAKMAAGLGANVTIMDISLARLRYLEDIMPTNVDTLVSNEYNIREMVQSADLIIGGVLIPGAKAPRLITRDMLSTMKPGTVMVDVAIDQGGCFETSKPTTHADPVYIIDDVVHYCVANMPGAVPYTSTLALTNSTLPYALQLANKGWKKACRENHELQLGLNVINGDVVYNGVAEAWNLPLVDVNNYLELETVH is encoded by the coding sequence ATGATTATTGGTGTTCCTAAGGAAATTAAAACCAATGAAAACCGTGTAGCAGTTACCCCTGCAGGTGTAGCTGAACTAAAAAAACACGGGCATCAGGTATATGTTCAGGCTGGCGCAGGAGAAGGCAGTGGGTTTGCCGATAAAACGTATATTCAGGCTGGTGCAGAAATTCTCCCAACCATTGAAGCAACATACGGTATTGCGGAGATGATAATAAAGGTAAAAGAGCCTATTGCCAGTGAGTATGGGCTTATCAAAGAAAATCAGCTTGTATTCACTTACTTCCACTTTGCATCTTCTGAAGAACTGACTCACGCTATGATCAAGAGCAAGGCAATATGTCTGGCTTATGAAACAGTAGAAAAATCAGATAGAAGTCTTCCTTTGTTGGTTCCTATGTCAGAGGTTGCAGGACGAATGTCTATTCAGGCAGGTGCTAAATATCTTGAAAAGACTCATAAAGGGCGTGGTATTCTTTTGGGAGGTGTAGCAGGTGTAAAACCAGCTAATGTACTAGTATTAGGTGGAGGAATTGTAGGAACTCAAGCAGCAAAGATGGCTGCTGGTCTTGGAGCAAATGTAACGATTATGGATATCAGTCTGGCTCGTTTGCGTTATCTGGAAGATATTATGCCTACTAATGTAGATACATTGGTTTCCAATGAATATAATATTCGTGAGATGGTACAAAGTGCTGATCTTATCATAGGTGGTGTACTGATTCCTGGAGCCAAAGCACCTCGTCTTATCACACGTGATATGCTTTCAACTATGAAACCGGGTACTGTGATGGTAGATGTAGCCATTGATCAGGGTGGTTGTTTTGAAACCAGCAAGCCGACTACTCATGCTGATCCTGTTTATATCATAGATGATGTAGTACATTATTGTGTAGCAAACATGCCTGGAGCAGTACCGTATACTTCTACCCTGGCACTAACAAATTCAACTCTTCCATATGCACTTCAATTAGCTAACAAAGGTTGGAAGAAAGCATGTCGTGAAAATCACGAATTACAGCTTGGACTAAATGTTATTAATGGTGACGTAGTATATAATGGTGTAGCAGAAGCATGGAATTTACCATTAGTCGATGTTAATAATTACCTGGAACTGGAAACAGTACATTAG
- a CDS encoding glycosyltransferase family 9 protein codes for MKPDSMRTIDRWAGIPLTFLFSIVLFFTSIFRKRSAKPNLHHTLFIELSEMGSAIIADPAMRKLKAEGQAELYFAIFKSNKKSLDLLKTIPSENIFGMRSENIWVLTADVIKFIFWCRSKKINTVIDLELFSRFTALLTALSGASTRIGFGSVHDEGLYRGKIITHPVRYNAHVHISVNFISLINTALGFHDTPYPTHAVDFQSIKLEKAVIDSKDQQEVLQKIKNLYPDLGQEKIFLLNVNASDLLPQRKWLPERFAEIGRNFLENNPDWIILATGAPNEYEYVKNVVDMINDSRCINTSGVFKFEELVPLYSISSLMLTNDSGPAHFASVTNLKTFVIFGPETPNLYLPLGGNAEPIYLGLPCSPCVSAANHRKTTCVTRPCITGISTAMVQQKIDSFVQSAFPVSIKAF; via the coding sequence ATGAAACCAGATTCCATGCGAACTATCGACAGATGGGCAGGTATTCCTCTCACATTTCTGTTTTCGATAGTTTTATTTTTCACTTCTATTTTCCGAAAGCGTTCTGCAAAACCTAATCTTCATCACACATTATTCATTGAGCTTTCAGAAATGGGAAGTGCAATTATTGCAGACCCAGCTATGCGTAAATTGAAAGCAGAAGGCCAGGCTGAACTATACTTTGCGATTTTTAAATCCAATAAAAAAAGTCTTGATCTGCTAAAAACGATTCCAAGTGAAAATATCTTTGGTATGCGATCAGAGAACATCTGGGTTCTAACTGCTGATGTCATTAAATTTATATTCTGGTGTCGAAGCAAAAAAATCAACACAGTAATAGATCTTGAATTATTTTCAAGATTCACAGCCCTGCTAACAGCCTTGAGTGGAGCCAGTACCCGCATTGGGTTTGGAAGTGTACACGATGAAGGTCTTTACCGTGGCAAAATTATTACCCATCCGGTTCGCTATAATGCTCACGTCCATATCTCTGTTAACTTTATTTCTCTTATTAATACGGCTTTAGGTTTTCACGACACTCCTTATCCTACACATGCTGTTGACTTTCAAAGTATAAAACTGGAAAAAGCAGTTATTGACTCTAAAGATCAGCAAGAGGTGTTACAAAAAATAAAGAATCTGTATCCGGATCTTGGTCAGGAGAAGATTTTTCTTCTCAATGTCAATGCATCTGACCTTCTTCCTCAACGGAAATGGTTACCTGAACGTTTTGCAGAGATAGGTCGGAATTTTCTGGAAAACAATCCAGACTGGATTATTCTTGCCACCGGAGCTCCCAATGAATATGAGTATGTGAAGAACGTAGTTGATATGATTAACGACTCACGGTGTATCAATACATCTGGAGTATTTAAATTTGAAGAGTTGGTTCCTCTTTACAGTATTTCATCATTAATGCTAACAAACGATTCAGGTCCAGCACACTTTGCATCTGTAACCAACCTAAAAACATTTGTTATTTTTGGTCCAGAAACACCTAATCTGTATCTTCCACTAGGTGGTAATGCCGAACCTATTTATCTGGGTCTCCCCTGTTCGCCATGTGTAAGTGCAGCCAATCACCGAAAAACTACTTGTGTAACAAGACCTTGTATAACAGGCATCAGTACAGCTATGGTACAACAAAAGATTGATTCTTTTGTTCAATCCGCATTTCCAGTATCTATCAAAGCCTTCTAA